A region from the Chelmon rostratus isolate fCheRos1 chromosome 6, fCheRos1.pri, whole genome shotgun sequence genome encodes:
- the LOC121608049 gene encoding tumor protein p53-inducible protein 11-like — MASKPHPPLMKKHSQTDLISRLKSRKILGVGGEDDDGEVHRSKISQMLGNEMKFAVREPIGLRVWILISAVGFTVMALMALMFPNQLYEVVFEEELSTTNISIRLYGGALLSLALIMWNGLYTAEKIVIQWTLLSEACYFAVQFLVTSITLMEMGILSNAAMLLLLSRVLFLVVTMAYYYHLGRKAKKI, encoded by the exons ATGGCGTCTAAACCTCACCCTCCTCTGATGAAGAAGCACAGTCAGACAGACCTGATAAGCCGCCTGAAGAGCCGGAAGATCCTCGGGGTTGGTGgcgaggatgatgatggtgaagtGCACCGCTCAAAG ATCAGTCAGATGCTCGGAAATGAGATGAAGTTTGCAGTGCGGGAGCCTATCGGGCTGAG GGTGTGGATACTCATCTCAGCAGTGGGTTTCACAGTTATGGCCCTGATG GCCCTGATGTTTCCCAACCAGCTATATGAGGTTGTGTTTGAGGAGGAGCTCTCCACGACTAACATATCCATTCGCCTTTACGGAGGAGCACTGCTTA GCCTGGCCCTTATCATGTGGAATGGTCTCTACACTGCAGAGAAGATCGTGATCCAGTGGACTCTGCTCAGTGAGGCCTGCTACTTTGCTGTCCAGTTTCTAG TGACATCCATCACTTTAATGGAGATGGGCATCCTGTCCAATGCTGCCATGCTCCTGCTCCTCAGCCGAGTGCTCTTCTTGGTGGTCACCATGGCTTAC